From one Lycium ferocissimum isolate CSIRO_LF1 chromosome 7, AGI_CSIRO_Lferr_CH_V1, whole genome shotgun sequence genomic stretch:
- the LOC132062082 gene encoding LOW QUALITY PROTEIN: F-box/FBD/LRR-repeat protein At3g52680-like (The sequence of the model RefSeq protein was modified relative to this genomic sequence to represent the inferred CDS: deleted 1 base in 1 codon) has protein sequence MDCLLLLGVVEIQFSSAQSGTGYFFSVISSLPDDILHSILSSLFIFDVVQLSVLSKRWKYIWTTMPYLHFDLDRFYLERVNRPCDIAMVEKFKEFINWVLISQRATKLVRFLLCCSNIFDKVAILRWIHATTRRNVQEVVLHFSLGEPFELPYCLVTCESLQVLKLHLCGDILKLPNHFGFRQLKLLHLEEVDLSDEHLTSCLFSKCYHLETLILEECSLGAMKLLDIASASLIYLTLANVNYNMESYDNCEVKISCPNLKFLKYQAPMPKDIIVENLFSIEVVHFCIYDSNGSREETGILVRKMIKEVPSTSILKLYKTAIWGLYEAARKERLSPLSFYKLKSLKLFVDVDEDFMQVMILLLKYAPNLEVLKLWSDENGDWTENWQMHDPDESIVCLDSHLKSIQLIGFKEDENEIELVRFFLKNAQVLEKLTIVWAPSYAKKSEEASEEISIFPRTSSHVVVTFLDAKPWPKPRTGKWYSSYEK, from the exons ATGGACTGCTTGCTGTTATTGGGCGTGGTTGAGATCCAATTTTCATCAGCTCAATCTGGCACGGGTTATTTTTTCTCTGT AATAAGCTCATTGCCAGATGATATACTCCACAGCATCCTTTCATCACTCTTTATTTTTGATGTGGTTCAGCTGAGTGTATTGTCTAAAAGATGGAAATACATATGGACTACAATGCCTTATTTGCACTTTGATCTTGATCGATTTTATTTAGAACGGGTCAATCGGCCTTGTGATATCGCAATGGTTGAGAAATTCAAAGAATTTATCAATTGGGTCTTAATTTCCCAAAGGGCGACTAAGCTTGTCCGTTTTCTTTTATGTTGTAGCAATATCTTCGACAAGGTAGCTATTTTGCGATGGATTCATGCAACAACTAGGCGAAATGTTCAAGAAGTTGTGTTACACTTTTCTCTTGGTGAACCGTTTGAGTTGCCATATTGTCTTGTAACTTGTGAATCTTTGCAAGTTTTAAAACTACACTTGTGTGGGGACATACTTAAACTGCCTAATCATTTTGGATTTCGTCAGCTGAAATTGCTTCATCTTGAGGAGGTCGACTTATCAGACGAGCATTTGACAAGTTGCTTGTTCTCAAAATGTTATCACCTCGAAACTTTGATCTTAGAAGAATGTAGTTTAGGAGCTATGAAACTACTTGATATTGCTTCAGCATCTCTTATTTATCTTACTTTAGCAAATGTGAATTATAATATGGAGAGTTATGACAATTGTGAAGTCAAAATTTCTTGCCCCAATCTCAAGTTCTTAAAATATCAAGCTCCAATGCCAAAGGATATAATCGTCGAGAATCTCTTTTCAATAGAAGTTGTTCACTTCTGCATTTATGATTCAAACGGCTCACGTGAAGAAACTGGCATACTTGTGCGTAAGATGATCAAGGAGGTTCCTTCTACATCAATTTTGAAGCTATACAAGACTGCCATTTGG GGTCTTTACGAAGCAGCTCGCAAAGAAAgactctctcctctctctttttatAAGCTGAAGTCCTTAAAGCTGTTTGtggatgttgatgaagattttatgcaagttatgatattattgcTCAAGTATGCTCCTAATCTGGAGGTTCTTAAATTGTGGTCTGATGAG AATGGAGACTGGACTGAGAATTGGCAGATGCATGATCCTGATGAAAGCATTGTGTGCTTGGACTCTCATCTAAAGTCGATTCAGTTGATTGGTTTCAAAGAAGACGAAAATGAGATAGAACTAGTAAGGTTTTTTCTGAAGAATGCACAGGTATTGGAAAAGTTGACGATTGTCTGGGCC CCTAGCTATGCTAAAAAATCAGAAGAGGCATCAGAGGAAATATCGATATTTCCTAGAACTTCATCGCATGTTGTTGTGACATTTCTTGATGCCAAGCCCTGGCCCAAACCAAGAACTGGTAAGTGGTACAGCAGTTATGAAAAATGA
- the LOC132064154 gene encoding FBD-associated F-box protein At5g22730-like: protein METSTRKSMISSSTSEGLDRISSLPDDILHKILSYLFILDVVQLSVLSKRWKYIWTTMPYLHFDLDTFFQENRKIWDLEACYLGNAQKIENFINWVLISQRATKLVRFLLCCGAIDGVFDKMAIFRWIHAATRRNVQQLVLEFSLDEPFELPYCLATCESLQVLKLHLSGNILKLPNHFGLRHLKLLHLEEVELSDEHLTSCLFSKCHLLETLILHECSLGDMTLLDITSTSLIYLTVATHCCNVKCYRDCEYVEVYGNCEVKISCPNLKFLKYKASMPKDMIIKNLLSIEDVCIVFTDTIRSIEDTGIVVHKMIKEFPSTSVLKLCKSSISGLYEATSKERLSPVSFYKLKSLKLEVGVDEGFMQVMILLLKYSPNLEGLKLCSDECGGWTENWQMHDPEESLVCLESHLKSIQLTGFKGEENEIELLRFFLKHARVLEKLMIVWEEGAYKSEEASERGLYHVVHSVRLSPVSFHKLKSLKLEVVIHEESMQVMILLLKYSPNMEVLKLWSDENVDESVNWQLLDLDESIMCLESHLKSIQLTGFKGEENEIELLKFFLKNARVLEKLMIVWEMDTDKSEEALEEVYKFPRTSSHVVLTFLDAKPEPRSRKWYNSK from the exons atggaaaCATCAACAAGAAAATCCATGATTTCCAGCAGTACAAGTGAAGGGTTAGATAGAATAAGCTCATTGCCAGATGATATACTCCACAAAATCCTTTCATATCTCTTTATTTTGGATGTGGTTCAGTTGAGTGTATTGTCTAAAAGATGGAAATACATATGGACTACAATGCCTTACTTGCACTTTGATCTTGATACTTTTTTCCAAGAAAATCGAAAAATTTGGGATCTTGAAGCTTGTTATCTGGGAAACGCTcagaaaattgaaaattttatcaaTTGGGTCTTAATTTCCCAAAGGGCGACTAAGCTTGTTCGTTTTCTTCTCTGTTGTGGTGCTATCGATGGTGTCTTTGACAAGATGGCTATTTTTCGGTGGATTCATGCCGCGACAAGGCGAAATGTTCAACAACTTGTGTTAGAATTTTCTCTTGATGAGCCATTTGAGTTGCCATATTGTCTTGCAACTTGTGAATCTTTGCAAGTTTTAAAGCTACACCTGTCTGGGAACATACTTAAACTGCCTAATCATTTTGGACTTCGTCACCTGAAATTGCTTCATCTTGAGGAGGTCGAGTTATCAGATGAGCATTTGACAAGTTGCTTGTTCTCAAAATGTCATCTCCTTGAAACTTTGATCTTACATGAATGTAGTTTAGGAGATATGACACTACTTGATATTACTTCAACATCTCTTATTTATCTTACTGTTGCAACGCACTGTTGTAATGTGAAGTGTTATCGCGATTGTGAATATGTGGAGGTTTATGGCAATTGTGAAGTCAAAATCTCTTGTCCCAATCTCAAGTTCTTAAAATATAAAGCTTCAATGCCAAAGGACATGATCATCAAGAATCTGCTTTCAATAGAAGATGTTTGTATCGTCTTTACTGATACAATCCGCTCCATTGAAGACACTGGCATAGTTGTGCATAAGATGATCAAGGAGTTTCCTTCTACATCAGTTTTGAAGCTATGCAAGTCTTCCATTTCG GGTCTATATGAAGCGACTAGCAAAGAAAGACTCTCTCCCGTCTCCTTTTATAAGCTGAAGTCCTTAAAGCTGGAAGTGGGAGTTGATGAAGGTTttatgcaagttatgatattattgcTCAAGTATTCTCCTAATCTGGAGGGTCTGAAATTGTGCTCTGATGAG TGTGGAGGCTGGACTGAGAATTGGCAGATGCATGATCCTGAAGAAAGCCTTGTGTGCTTGGAGTCTCATCTAAAGTCAATTCAGTTGACTGGTTTCAAAGGTGAAGAAAACGAGATAGAACTGCTGAGGTTTTTTCTGAAGCATGCACGAGTGTTGGAAAAACTGATGATAGTCTGGGAAGAGGGCGCTTATAAATCAGAAGAGGCATCAGAGAGG GGTCTGTACCATGTGGTTCACAGTGTAAGACTCTCTCCAGTCTCTTTTCATAAGCTCAAGTCCTTAAAACTGGAAGTGGTAATTCATGAAGAGTCAATGCAAGTTATGATACTATTGCTCAAGTATTCTCCTAATATGGAGGTTCTCAAATTGTGGTCTGATGAG AATGTAGACGAGAGTGTGAATTGGCAGCTGCTTGATCTCGATGAAAGCATTATGTGCTTGGAATCTCATCTAAAGTCAATTCAGTTGACTGGTTTCAAAGGTGAAGAAAACGAGATAGAATTACTAAAGTTTTTCCTGAAGAATGCACGAGTGTTGGAAAAACTGATGATTGTCTGGGAAATGGACACCGATAAGTCAGAAGAGGCATTAGAGGAGGTTTATAAGTTTCCTAGAACTTCTTCACACGTTGTTCTGACGTTTCTTGATGCCAAGCCCGAACCAAGATCTCGTAAGTGGTACAATTCAAAATGA